A single Lactuca sativa cultivar Salinas chromosome 8, Lsat_Salinas_v11, whole genome shotgun sequence DNA region contains:
- the LOC111879238 gene encoding coiled-coil domain-containing protein SCD2 has protein sequence MDQGRTSSPVYPRKWSSESSATPITTAVSSSPVMSPGRYHHSRSSSTTGISNIKRNQNVAAKAAAQRLAQVMASQATDIDGDDDDDDDDLDFRFAPPSINRRPPVNANKVTTAKAAATATRPSIPSATSNNKITGSRSPSLVGRSIVEESQAPITLTGRPSKTNSMLPSSKTSLRTPIAIPPIDPPTNKQKDKRFQLEIGEINLKNAGDRREASALRDELDMLQEENDNVLEKLRFAEESCQDAEMRVKELEKQVAALGEGISLEAKLLSRKEAALRQREDALKEAKKAKDGVNEQVVSLRSQVKKAKDEGAGVVEQLEGIESEVKALQSMTQRMVLSQSEMEEVVLKRCWLARYWGLAVRHGICGDIAVSKHEYWSSLAPLPFEVVVSAGQKAKEECWEKGDENLERRSKVVGDLNDLTSEGNIESMLSVEMGLKELSCLKVEDGIVLALAQLRRLNSARLTMSISDAKSSGDPKFMEAFELSPEESEDVLFKEAWLTYFWSRAKGHGIEEETAKSRLQFWISRSAHSPTSHDAVDVEQGLMELRKLGIEHRLWEASRPGS, from the exons ATGGACCAGGGGCGGACCTCAAGTCCCGTTTACCCACGCAAATGGAGCAGCGAATCTAGCGCCACCCCCATTACCACCGCCGTTTCTTCATCTCCGGTCATGTCTCCGGGACGGTATCACCATTCCCGTTCATCCTCTACTACTGGCATTTCGAACATTAAGCGCAATCAAAACGTCGCTGCCAAAGCTGCAGCTCAACGTCTCGCCCAGGTCATGGCTTCTCAGGCTACTGACATTGACGGCGACGACGACGACGATGACGATGATCTTGACTTCCGATTTGCTCCCCCCTCTATAAACAGGAGGCCTCCCGTTAATGCTAACAAAGTTACAACTGCCAAAGCTGCTGCTACTGCTACCAGGCCTTCCATTCCATCTGCTACTAGCAATAATAAGATCACCGGATCCCGTTCACCTTCG CTAGTAGGTAGGAGCATTGTTGAGGAAAGCCAGGCACCAATAACATTGACCGGAAGGCCATCAAAAACAAATAGCATGCTGCCATCAAGCAAAACATCTTTGAGGACCCCGATAGCTATACCTCCTATTGATCCTCCAACCAACAAACAAAAAGACAAAAG ATTTCAGTTGGAAATAGGAGAAATTAACTTGAAAAATGCAGGAGACAGGCGAGAAGCTTCTGCACTTCGTGATGAA CTTGATATGCTACAAGAAGAGAATGACAATGTCCTTGAGAAG CTCAGGTTTGCTGAAGAAAGTTGTCAGGATGCAGAGATGAGGGTTAAGGAGCTTGAGAAGCAG GTGGCTGCTCTTGGTGAAGGAATATCTTTGGAAGCGAAACTGTTAAGCAG GAAGGAAGCTGCATTGCGCCAAAGAGAG GATGCACTGAAAGAGGCCAAAAAAGCTAAAGATGGAGTTAACGAACAAGTTGTATCCCTTCGCTCTCAAGTTAAG AAAGCAAAAGATGAGGGTGCAGGTGTTGTGGAACAACTTGAGGGAATTGAGTCTGAAGTTAAAGCACTTCAGTCCATGACACAAAGGATGGTTTTGAGTCAGAGTGAGATG GAGGAAGTAGTACTTAAGCGGTGCTGGCTTGCACGCTACTGGGGTTTAGCTGTGCGACATG GCATTTGTGGTGATATTGCGGTGTCTAAGCATGAGTATTGGTCATCTTTGGCACCTCTTCCCTTTGAAGTTGTGGTTTCAGCTGGCCAAAAGGCAAAGGAAGAATGCTGGGAAAAAG GCGACGAGAATCTGGAAAGGAGGAGTAAGGTTGTCGGGGACTTGAATGATTTAACAAGCGAAGGGAATATTGAGAGTATGCTCTCTGTTGAAATGGGTTTGAAGGAGCTTTCTTGCTTGAAG GTTGAAGATGGCATTGTGCTTGCACTGGCCCAACTGCGCCGTCTAAACTCTGCTCGCCTCACTATGTCTATATCAG aTGCCAAGTCTTCTGGCGACCCAAAGTTTATGGAGGCATTTG AACTGAGCCCAGAGGAGTCTGAAGATGTTCTCTTCAAAGAG GCATGGCTTACATATTTTTGGAGTAGAGCCAAAGGCCATGGTATTGAGGAGGAAACCGCTAAGTCACGGCTTCAATTTTGGATTAGCCGCAGTGCACATTCGCCCACCTCACATGATGCGGTTGATG TTGAGCAAGGGTTGATGGAGCTAAGAAAATTAGGTATTGAGCATCGCCTCTGGGAAGCATCAAGGCCAGGAAGTTGA